From Chryseobacterium sp. IHB B 17019, one genomic window encodes:
- a CDS encoding aminotransferase class V-fold PLP-dependent enzyme — MFDIQEIRSQFTILDRQVNGKPLVYLDNAATSQKPNSVLEVWNQYYTDLNANVHRGIHTLSQLATEEMELSRRKIQKFINAKHDFEVIFTKGTTEGLNLIAYILTQKLKKDDEIIISYLEHHSNIVPWQLLCERTGAKLKVIPIDENGILQLDYLDQFLSEKTKVVSFNQVSNALGIVNPIEEIIARTRKNTDAYIVIDGAQSAPHFTIDVQKLDCDFFVFSGHKMYAPMGTGILYGKQGILEDLPPFHGGGEMIATCSFDGTTYAALPFKYEAGTPNVGGNIALGAAVDFIQEIGQANIQSHENALLEYAQKKLLELDGIKIYGEKAKRTGVVSFNLENVGISSDVGMILDKMGIAVRTGHHCTQPIMEFFNIAGTVRASFAVYNTFDEIDLLVEGVKKAQRMLS, encoded by the coding sequence ATGTTTGACATTCAGGAAATCAGAAGTCAGTTTACTATATTAGACAGGCAGGTGAATGGTAAGCCGTTGGTTTACTTAGACAATGCGGCGACATCACAGAAACCCAACTCAGTTTTAGAAGTTTGGAATCAATATTACACAGATCTTAATGCGAACGTACATAGAGGAATTCATACTTTAAGTCAATTAGCTACCGAAGAGATGGAGCTTTCCAGAAGGAAAATCCAGAAATTCATTAATGCTAAGCATGATTTTGAAGTAATTTTCACAAAAGGAACTACAGAAGGATTAAACCTTATCGCTTATATTTTAACTCAAAAATTAAAAAAAGACGATGAAATTATTATTTCTTATCTGGAACACCATTCCAATATTGTTCCATGGCAATTGCTTTGTGAAAGGACGGGAGCAAAATTAAAAGTCATTCCCATTGATGAAAACGGAATTTTGCAGCTTGATTATTTGGATCAGTTTTTAAGTGAAAAAACGAAGGTTGTTTCTTTTAATCAGGTTTCAAATGCATTGGGAATTGTAAACCCGATCGAGGAAATTATAGCAAGAACAAGAAAAAATACGGATGCTTATATCGTAATAGACGGTGCACAATCCGCTCCACACTTCACTATTGATGTTCAGAAACTCGACTGCGATTTCTTTGTTTTTTCAGGACATAAAATGTATGCTCCCATGGGAACGGGAATTTTATATGGAAAACAGGGAATTCTTGAGGATTTGCCACCATTTCATGGGGGAGGAGAGATGATTGCCACTTGTTCTTTTGATGGGACAACTTATGCCGCATTACCTTTTAAATATGAAGCCGGAACGCCAAATGTAGGAGGGAATATTGCGTTGGGAGCCGCAGTTGATTTTATTCAGGAAATTGGACAGGCTAATATCCAAAGTCACGAAAACGCTTTATTAGAATATGCTCAAAAGAAGCTTCTGGAACTGGATGGAATAAAAATTTACGGTGAAAAGGCAAAAAGAACGGGTGTAGTTTCTTTTAATCTGGAAAATGTAGGAATCTCTTCCGATGTAGGAATGATCCTTGATAAAATGGGAATTGCCGTGAGAACCGGCCATCACTGTACACAACCCATCATGGAATTTTTCAATATTGCAGGAACGGTAAGAGCTAGTTTTGCGGTTTATAATACTTTCGATGAGATTGATCTTCTTGTGGAAGGCGTAAAGAAAGCGCAACGAATGTTATCGTAA
- the hemE gene encoding uroporphyrinogen decarboxylase: protein MIKNDLYLKALRGETVERPPVWMMRQAGRYLPEFIALRDKFDFFTRCQTPELASEITVQPIRRYPLDAAILFSDILVVPQAMGIDFKMKENVGPWLDNPIRTLEQVQNVIVPDVNDTLGYVFDAIELTLQKLDNEIPLIGFAGSPWTILCYCVEGKGSKAFDIAKSFCFQQPEAAHLLLQKITDTTIAYLKRKVEKGVSAVQVFDSWGGMLSPSDYQEFSWKYISQIVEALSPLTHVVVFGKGCWFALEEMTQSPVSALGVDWTIKPEFARTLTNHTMTLQGNFDPARLHSTPETIKKMVNEMINRFGKDRYIANLGHGILPNIPLENAEAFIRAVVDWKPNN from the coding sequence ATGATTAAAAACGACCTGTATTTAAAAGCGCTTCGCGGAGAAACCGTGGAAAGACCGCCCGTTTGGATGATGAGACAAGCCGGAAGATATCTGCCGGAATTCATTGCTCTTCGTGACAAATTTGATTTTTTCACAAGATGTCAGACCCCGGAACTGGCTTCAGAAATCACTGTACAGCCTATCAGAAGGTATCCTTTGGATGCTGCGATTTTGTTCTCTGATATCCTGGTGGTTCCTCAGGCGATGGGAATTGATTTTAAGATGAAGGAAAATGTTGGCCCGTGGTTGGATAATCCGATAAGAACGCTGGAACAGGTTCAAAATGTTATAGTTCCTGATGTGAACGATACATTAGGGTATGTTTTTGATGCCATTGAACTGACTTTGCAGAAATTAGACAATGAAATTCCGTTGATCGGTTTTGCAGGTTCTCCATGGACGATTCTTTGCTACTGTGTGGAAGGAAAAGGAAGTAAAGCTTTTGATATTGCGAAATCTTTCTGTTTCCAACAGCCGGAAGCAGCGCATTTATTACTTCAGAAAATTACAGATACTACGATTGCTTATTTGAAGAGAAAAGTTGAAAAAGGAGTTTCTGCGGTTCAGGTTTTTGATTCCTGGGGCGGAATGCTTTCTCCGTCTGATTATCAGGAGTTTTCTTGGAAATATATCAGCCAGATTGTTGAAGCCTTAAGTCCATTGACACACGTTGTTGTTTTTGGGAAGGGTTGCTGGTTTGCTTTAGAGGAAATGACTCAGTCTCCGGTTTCTGCTTTGGGTGTTGACTGGACGATTAAGCCCGAGTTTGCAAGAACGTTGACCAATCATACTATGACCTTGCAGGGTAATTTTGATCCGGCAAGATTACATTCTACCCCTGAAACGATTAAAAAAATGGTGAATGAAATGATCAACCGTTTCGGGAAAGACCGATATATAGCCAATCTGGGACATGGAATTTTGCCTAATATTCCTTTGGAAAATGCAGAGGCGTTTATCAGAGCGGTGGTGGATTGGAAACCGAATAATTAA
- a CDS encoding rod shape-determining protein, with amino-acid sequence MSLFDMFTQEIAIDLGTANTLIIHNNKIVIDQPSIVAIERSTGRPIAVGEQAKHMQGKTHEDIKTIRPLKDGVIADFHASEHMIKEFIKKIPGIKGKFIQPALRIVICIPSGITEVEKRAVRDSAQKVNAKEVRLIYEPMAAAIGVGIDVQKPEGNMIIDIGGGTTEIAVVALGGIVCDKSVKIAGDVFTNDIAYYLRTHHNLYIGERTAERIKIEVGSAVEDLDVDIEDIPVQGRDLITGKPKEIMVGYKEIARALDKSIIRIEDAVMETLSLTPPELAADIYKTGIYLAGGGALLRGLADRLHKKTGLPVFVAEDPLRAVVRGTGIALKNMDKFNFLIK; translated from the coding sequence ATGAGTTTATTCGATATGTTTACGCAAGAAATTGCGATAGACCTTGGTACTGCCAACACCCTTATCATCCATAATAATAAAATTGTTATAGATCAGCCGTCAATTGTTGCAATTGAACGTTCTACGGGTAGGCCGATTGCCGTCGGTGAGCAGGCAAAACATATGCAGGGTAAAACTCACGAGGATATCAAAACGATTCGTCCGTTGAAAGATGGGGTAATCGCAGATTTCCACGCTTCTGAGCACATGATTAAAGAATTTATCAAAAAAATTCCTGGTATTAAAGGCAAATTTATTCAGCCTGCCTTGAGAATTGTGATCTGTATTCCTTCCGGTATCACTGAAGTTGAAAAAAGAGCGGTAAGAGATTCTGCTCAGAAAGTAAATGCAAAAGAAGTACGGTTGATTTATGAGCCAATGGCTGCTGCAATCGGGGTTGGAATCGACGTTCAAAAGCCTGAAGGTAACATGATTATCGACATAGGCGGTGGTACTACGGAAATTGCGGTGGTAGCTCTAGGAGGTATCGTTTGCGACAAATCTGTGAAAATTGCAGGTGATGTATTTACCAATGATATTGCTTATTACCTAAGAACTCACCATAATCTTTACATCGGGGAAAGAACTGCAGAAAGAATCAAAATCGAAGTAGGTTCTGCCGTTGAAGATTTAGATGTTGATATTGAAGATATTCCGGTACAGGGTAGAGACCTTATCACAGGTAAGCCGAAAGAAATTATGGTTGGGTACAAAGAAATTGCCCGTGCATTAGACAAATCTATCATCAGAATTGAAGATGCCGTAATGGAAACACTTTCTCTTACGCCTCCGGAATTGGCTGCTGATATTTACAAAACCGGTATATATCTTGCTGGTGGTGGTGCTTTATTGAGAGGTCTTGCGGACAGATTACACAAGAAAACCGGTCTTCCTGTATTTGTTGCAGAGGATCCGTTGAGAGCTGTAGTTCGCGGAACGGGTATTGCGCTTAAGAATATGGATAAATTCAATTTCCTGATTAAATAA
- the hemC gene encoding hydroxymethylbilane synthase — MKSIRIGTRNSALALWQAREVARHLQNNNYLTEIVPIVSSGDKNLTQPLYSLGITGIFTRDLDVALLNDEIDIAVHSLKDVPTVLPENIEMISYLERDFPHDVLIRKESAQNKEFHELKLATSSLRRRAFWLKNFPQAEFSDIRGNIQTRLQKLEEGDFDATILSLAGIKRMKMDIDYEMLPFLIPAASQGVIAVAGHSEKTEINEVVRQFTNHTKTQICVEIERSFLNTLEGGCTAPIGAFAEIFDDQIRFKAALCSLDGRNCIATDENFVYEEGENYGKKFAKIVLENGGKELMAEIKNQL, encoded by the coding sequence ATGAAAAGCATTAGAATCGGAACAAGAAATTCCGCACTTGCACTTTGGCAGGCAAGAGAAGTTGCGAGACATCTTCAGAACAATAATTATTTAACGGAAATTGTACCCATCGTATCTTCGGGGGATAAAAATCTTACTCAACCCCTTTATTCTTTGGGAATCACCGGGATTTTTACGAGAGATCTTGATGTCGCATTACTGAATGACGAGATTGATATCGCCGTACATTCTTTAAAAGACGTTCCTACTGTTTTACCTGAAAATATTGAGATGATTTCTTATCTGGAAAGAGATTTTCCACATGACGTTCTGATCAGAAAAGAATCTGCACAGAATAAGGAATTCCACGAACTGAAACTAGCGACAAGCAGCCTAAGAAGGAGAGCTTTTTGGCTGAAAAACTTCCCACAAGCTGAATTTTCTGACATTCGTGGAAATATACAGACACGCCTTCAGAAGCTTGAAGAAGGAGATTTTGATGCCACTATTTTATCTTTAGCCGGAATCAAAAGGATGAAAATGGACATCGATTACGAAATGCTGCCGTTCTTAATTCCTGCCGCATCACAGGGCGTAATTGCTGTTGCGGGACACTCTGAAAAGACAGAAATCAACGAAGTTGTAAGGCAGTTTACCAATCACACAAAAACGCAAATCTGCGTAGAAATCGAAAGAAGCTTTTTAAATACTCTGGAGGGAGGTTGTACTGCACCCATTGGAGCTTTTGCAGAGATTTTTGATGACCAGATCCGTTTCAAAGCGGCTCTTTGTTCGCTGGATGGTAGAAACTGTATCGCTACCGATGAGAATTTCGTTTATGAAGAAGGAGAAAATTATGGAAAGAAATTTGCGAAAATTGTTCTCGAAAACGGCGGAAAAGAATTGATGGCAGAAATTAAAAACCAACTTTAG
- a CDS encoding uroporphyrinogen-III synthase has product MKILFTNNIDPSVISGELGEDILVDCVEVIKTNPIKVNPFDLRDCSLIFTSVNGVDAFFKNHFKPNENFTSKNYNKIYCVGEKTKREIRKHGFGTFKVLKNADTLSRFIIDNCQHEKFLHFCGNIALDVLDHNLPLQNIKYKKITVYNTEELNPLITEKYHAAVFFSPSGVRSFAKQNFFGDMTLYSIGETTTDELKKYTSKPVLTSHGNTLASILELMRKQLKKT; this is encoded by the coding sequence ATGAAAATCTTATTTACTAATAATATAGACCCATCTGTGATATCCGGAGAGTTAGGAGAGGATATTCTGGTTGATTGTGTTGAGGTAATTAAGACCAATCCTATAAAAGTAAATCCATTTGATTTAAGAGATTGCTCTTTGATTTTTACAAGCGTAAATGGCGTTGACGCTTTCTTTAAGAATCATTTTAAACCCAACGAAAATTTTACTTCAAAAAATTACAATAAAATCTATTGTGTTGGCGAAAAAACAAAACGGGAAATAAGAAAACACGGTTTCGGGACTTTTAAAGTTTTGAAAAATGCAGATACGCTCTCCAGGTTTATTATTGATAACTGCCAACATGAAAAATTCCTACATTTCTGTGGAAATATAGCATTGGACGTTCTGGATCACAATCTTCCCCTTCAAAATATAAAGTATAAAAAAATTACGGTTTACAATACTGAGGAACTCAATCCTCTGATAACTGAAAAATATCATGCGGCTGTTTTTTTTAGTCCGAGCGGAGTTCGTAGCTTTGCAAAGCAAAATTTTTTTGGTGATATGACGCTTTATTCCATCGGGGAAACAACAACTGATGAACTTAAAAAGTATACCTCAAAACCGGTTTTAACTTCTCATGGGAATACGTTGGCATCTATTTTGGAATTGATGCGGAAACAATTAAAAAAAACATAA
- the hemA gene encoding glutamyl-tRNA reductase has product MLQYSNIHQTSNFAVLSISFEKADVETRGKFAFFDENIKSFVTRIHDEDLGDAFVVSTCNRTEIYTTSPNYLLVAEEYCKTIGVNLMDFLQFANILTKEEALTHLFRVAAGLESQIIGDFEIIGQIKKAYSRFKKERQNSNPYLERAINSAIQISKRIKNETGISNGAASVSYAAVHYILNNQKRITEKNILLLGVGEIGQNTVENLVKHVYQPKIKIANRTKEKAAKISEKYNIPNIDYTEFDKELKNTDILIVATGAKHPIVNKSHFPNGKETLVIDLSIPHNVEKNVTENENVTLIDVDELSKQIQETIQQREKEIPKAEKIIKEMTKDFLEWEKKRKLAPNIHHFKAVLKNMERNEMHNFYKKNKYINITDMELSDKMIQKITNRFAKYIIDNPLKAEEISKLMHEILVEQPNNEFNEKH; this is encoded by the coding sequence ATGTTACAGTATTCCAACATACATCAAACGTCGAATTTTGCCGTACTTTCCATTAGCTTTGAAAAGGCTGATGTAGAAACGAGGGGGAAGTTTGCGTTCTTTGATGAAAATATCAAAAGCTTTGTGACCCGGATTCATGACGAGGATTTAGGGGATGCATTTGTGGTTTCTACCTGTAACAGAACCGAAATTTATACCACTTCTCCCAATTATCTTTTAGTAGCTGAAGAATATTGTAAAACCATTGGAGTCAATTTGATGGATTTTTTACAGTTTGCTAATATTTTAACCAAAGAAGAAGCCTTAACACATTTATTCAGAGTGGCGGCCGGCCTGGAAAGCCAGATTATCGGGGATTTTGAAATTATCGGGCAAATCAAAAAAGCATATAGCCGTTTCAAAAAAGAAAGGCAAAATTCTAATCCTTATTTGGAAAGAGCGATTAATTCTGCGATTCAGATTTCGAAAAGAATTAAAAATGAAACCGGGATTTCCAACGGTGCAGCTTCTGTTTCTTATGCTGCGGTTCATTATATTTTAAATAATCAAAAAAGGATTACTGAAAAAAATATTCTTTTGCTGGGTGTTGGTGAAATCGGACAAAATACAGTTGAAAATCTGGTAAAACACGTTTATCAGCCAAAAATTAAAATCGCCAACCGAACAAAGGAAAAAGCTGCAAAAATTTCTGAAAAATATAATATTCCTAATATTGATTACACAGAATTTGATAAAGAGCTGAAAAATACAGACATTCTCATCGTAGCAACCGGAGCCAAACACCCGATCGTCAACAAATCCCATTTCCCGAACGGAAAGGAAACGCTTGTTATCGACCTTTCGATTCCGCATAATGTTGAAAAAAATGTAACGGAAAACGAAAATGTAACGTTGATTGATGTTGATGAGCTTTCAAAACAGATTCAGGAAACCATTCAGCAGAGAGAAAAAGAAATTCCGAAGGCTGAAAAAATCATTAAGGAAATGACAAAAGATTTCCTTGAATGGGAAAAAAAGAGAAAACTGGCTCCCAATATTCATCATTTCAAAGCGGTTCTAAAGAATATGGAACGTAATGAAATGCACAATTTTTACAAAAAAAATAAATACATAAACATCACGGACATGGAACTTTCCGATAAAATGATTCAGAAAATTACCAACCGTTTTGCAAAATATATAATAGATAATCCGTTAAAAGCCGAAGAAATTAGTAAATTAATGCACGAAATATTAGTTGAACAACCAAACAACGAATTCAATGAAAAGCATTAG